From the Ipomoea triloba cultivar NCNSP0323 chromosome 8, ASM357664v1 genome, the window ACCCCCCATAGGTTTAGATGCAGAGATACATAGATATAGAGAGAGAAGGGGAGTGAGAAATAGTGTCCTAATTGAGGTTTCTTTGCTAGTGATCATGGCGGCGTTTGCAGGGCAGTGAAGTCAATGCCCCATAAACTTCAATATACCCTAAATCTCCCCCACCCTTCCCATCATCTCCACTTAGGAATCAACTGAGTTACCATACCAGTACAGGCTACTTAAAACTTCTCCATCCCCACCCTTTCCAATCATCTGCCGCTCAAGAATCAACTGAGTTATCAGGCCAGTACTAGCTACTTAAAACTTCCCCACCCTTTTCAATCATCTGCCGCTCAAGAGTCAACTGAACTATCAGGCCTGGACGGGCTACTTAAAACTTCCCCAACCTTTTTTCATCATTCAAAAATTAACTCAGTTACCAGTACGGGCTACTTAAAACTTCTTGAAGCCTTTTTGTCAAACCCTATATGTTGAGATTGGGGTTTTTGGTGGTGAAGATAATCTAAGACATGGGTAATGGTAGGAGTAGTGTAGTAGGGTAGGTCATGGATATGGTGACAAAATTGAGGGTAGAGAGAATAGGCGATTGTAGGAGTAGAAAATGTCCGGTTTTTTCAGCTTaggtggcggcggcggaggtGGAGGGTCTGGGAAAGATAATCAAGACCACCCAGAATTGGGCGGCGgcaatagtaatagtaatttgTTTctgttcaagaataataatgagGAGATCTACAACAAGGGTTTTGAGCTATGGCAACAGTACTATCAtatgcatcatcatcatcatcatcagaggGTTCAGCAGCAGCAGATGGTGGATTTCGGCGTAGGAGTGGGGCCCAGCGGGCACGGCGGAGGCGGAGGGAGTAGTAGTAGTAGCGGTGGGAATTTGGTGGGTAGTGATGAGCAAAATCCGGGGCCGAGTTTTAGGGTTATGAGGCAGGGCGGAGAAggaagcggcggcggcggcggcgccggagTGAATTGTCAGGACTGTGGGAATCAGGCGAAGAAAGATTGCGCTCATCTCCGGTGCCGGACTTGCTGTAAGAGCAGAGGGTTTCAGTGCCCGACGCACGTGAAGAGCACGTGGGTCCCCGCCGCCAAACGCCGTGAgcggcagcagcagcagcagatcTTCTCCCTCCACCAACACCACTCCCAGCCGCTTAGCTTCCGTCCCGAAAACCCCAAACGCCAACGTGACAGCTCTTCCCCCCTCGCCTGCACTCGCATCACCACCACTTCTTCCGGTAATAATTTTCTCcaattctttcttccttttCACCCGA encodes:
- the LOC116027862 gene encoding protein SHI RELATED SEQUENCE 1-like, which gives rise to MSGFFSLGGGGGGGGSGKDNQDHPELGGGNSNSNLFLFKNNNEEIYNKGFELWQQYYHMHHHHHHQRVQQQQMVDFGVGVGPSGHGGGGGSSSSSGGNLVGSDEQNPGPSFRVMRQGGEGSGGGGGAGVNCQDCGNQAKKDCAHLRCRTCCKSRGFQCPTHVKSTWVPAAKRRERQQQQQIFSLHQHHSQPLSFRPENPKRQRDSSSPLACTRITTTSSGLEVGGHFPAEVNSPAVFRCVKVSAMDDEVDQYAYQTAVSIGGHVFKGILYDQGPETRYPSGGGAHESSSGSGAAQQPLNLIAGAGAGTSHQQAAAVATMIDPSLYPTPLSAFMAGTQFFPPPRP